The stretch of DNA GCAGCCGATCCTCGCGAGAAGTGCTCCCTGACCTGCTCCTTTACAAGCACCCCCAACGGGATTCGAACCCGTGCTGCCGCCTTGAAAGGGCGGTGTCCTAGGCCGCTAGACGATGGGGGCGGGACGATGAAGCCTACTGCCTTGGACGGGCGGAGTCCTGGTCCCCCACACGGTGCAGGCGGCGCCGTGGGACCGCTGGCGAAGGGCAACGGTGACTTACCCGACATTCCCAGCCGGGTACCCTTCACCGCGGTGAGGCGGACCCTAACGATTCTGATTACTTCGATTCTCCCGGCGGCATCGATTCTGTGCTTCGGCGGATGTTCTTCCAGCGCCAAGGAGTCAGACAAGACCGCCGCTCAGATATTCGCCGACGCGAAGACTGCGACTTCCTCCCTCCGCTCGGCTCACGTCGTGGGGAGGTTCAGTGGGGTGGCCCTCCAATCGATCGACGTAGTCGTAGGACAGTCTGTTGGCGGAGGGTCCGTGGCAGTCGGGGGTCAGCAGATTTCGATCTTCGCTGACCAGAACTCGGTCTACATGAAGGCCACCCCTTCCGCCTGGCTGGCTCTCAGCAAAGACCCGAAGATCGGGAGACTGGGTGGGCACTGGGCGATCTTTCCGTCTGGTAGCGCTTTCTATGCCCAGTTCGGGATCAACAGCATCCAGAAACTCGTCGACAACACGCTGAACCAGGACCCGAAGACACTCACCAAAGGGCCTACGACCACGGTTCTCGGACAGAAAGCCATTGAGCTGCACTCGCCGCAAGGAATGATCTTCGTAGCGGCAAAGGGGCCGCCTTACCTCCTCGGGTTGCAAGGCGGCGGCGCGGTCGCTTTCACCCAGTTCAACACCGCGGCGGTGCCTACCGCTCCTCAGGGTGCGGTTCCGGCCACCGACTTGTTGAAGTGAGATGATCTACAAGATCCTCCGGCCGACTGAATGGTCGCAGTTCGAAAGTGACGGACGGTTCGGCGGATCGCCAGACGACCGGCGCGACGGCTTCATCCACTGCTCGTCGCGCGAACAAGTCGGAGCTACGGCAGCAAGGTTCTTCTTCGACGAACCCAACCTTGTGGTGGTCGCCATCGACGAGCGCCCGTTAGGCGACTTGGTTCGATGGGAGCCCGCTTCAAACGGGGAGCTCTTCCCTCACCTCTACGCGTCTCTTGGCCGCGACGCGATCGTCGATGTTCACCATCTCGAAGGCGCGTCAAAGGTGGAGGAGATCCTTCATCCTTGAGATTTCGGTATCGAGGGCTCTGGGCGGCTAACGTTTGTCTTCGTTGTGACTGCGTGCCGCTGGCGGTTCACCTGAGCCGCCGGCGTGCGTTCAGCGGCCGTTGGGCGATGTGAGCCCGAAACCTCGCTGCACGAACCCGCAGTTTGGGCAAGTAAAGGTGCCGTCAGCCGGCTCGTGCTCTGAAGGCAGCCGAGGCGGAGTCGACGGAGTATCAGGCACTCCCATCCGGCTGGCGCTCGGATCTGGCCTCGGATTGCGGACCTTGGTGCGCCGGTCTTTCGCCTTCAGCTCGAGGAGGCGAGCCTCGGAGGTCTCCGACAGTTGCCCTACCAGTGAGAACCACGTCAGCTGGCGAAGCTCGTTGTCCTCTGCGCTCGTCAGGCCGCGTTGCTTTGACGCAGAATCGGCGCCCAGGGAATTGCGGTTTCGGTTGGCCATCGATGGACTCCTTCAACGTCGAATATCGGCGTCCCCGGGGTCTTCTTTAGAGGTACTCGATGATCCGACTTACGTGGCCAGGCTCACGTACCACTCGGATTTGATGCGCTCGCATGGCACCGCGCCCTGGTTGATAGCCCGGCCTTGCACCGCCGTCTTGTAGAGCGCATCGAAACCGTGTTGCCCCCCGCCAGTAGGTTGACCTGTTCTCGGGTTTGTGTTGGTCGTGCAGTTGGTGGTCCCGGCCTGCGTGACGCAGAACGTGCCGAGAATCGTCACCAGAGCCTCCGTTCCTTTAACGGTCACGGCGCCGACGGAGAGGTTTGCGAACGTCGACTTGGTTGCCTGGAGGGCTAACAGGCAGTACGGGGTCGCTCCTTCGGCCGCGAAAGTACAAGCGACGTTGTCGTTCTTGACCAAACCGGAGAAGAAGCCGACGGTGGCGGCTCCTGGTGTTGCGTGGCCCGGCGCCGGATGCGTGACCCGAACCGGAGCCCCCTGCCCGCTGCTGCAGGCCGCGATTGCGATGGTCGTCACGATCAGCAGGGATATGCGCAAGTACCGGATCAACGGATCCTATTGAGTGGGCTGCTTGCTAGCTCGTCACTCGATCAGGATGCTCGCGGCTTGGTCCGCTTACTGGGCGCCGACGTGCCGCGTTCCCGGGCAGATTCCCCCCCGGTTCGGTTCCGGAATGCGGCCTTCGCTTTTGTCACTTCTTCTTCCGGAACGTCTTCCGGCGCGATATGCCATTGCGCGGCGTCCTCGCCTCGGTTGGATGCACGGGACGGCGATCGACCGGTGCCAGGAGATCCAACCGGGTCGTGTCCTCTCTTTGACAATGACTCGTCCCCCGGACTTGAACGTTCATGACCATCTGCGGTTGGGCGACTTCCGGCGACCCAATACCGCCAACAACTTTCACACGCGGCGACTCAGAAGTGGTGTCAATGTCCGATCAGATCCCACTCGGTGCCGCCAGGAGTGTCCCGCACCTCCACACCAGCAGAGACCAACAGGTCGCGAATCCGGTCGGCGTCGCCATAGCGCCGATCTCGTCGCGCCGCGTCCCTTTCTGCGAGCAAGCCCTGGACGAAAACGCCGACCTGGTCGCGCGGGTCTCGGACCCCCACCTCAGCCAGCGAGCCGAGCCGGACGATCATCCTCCTGAGCGCGGCCTGCCCCCGTTCGCCGGCGTCCGACTGCGTCGTGTCGCCAGCCCATGCCGCAAGCGTTTCGAGAAGCTCGAGCACACTGGCGACCGCCGAGTTGACATCGCCTGATTCCACCGCCTTGTCGAACTGGGCTTCGAGGCGGCGGATCTCACCGTGTAGCGCCGTACGCGGCGTCTCGGTCGAAGCCGGTGCCGGTGATCTCGCCGCGACGCCGGGGGCGCTTTTTCCAGATGCGAGGTTTGGCAGCGCTTCGATGGGAATGGTCTCGCCGGATGGGAGGCTGGTCGATGTCCCGTGACGTCGGACTGTGACGGCACCGCTTCCTACGACGGCGGCGGTGCCGGCGCTGATGTCGAGGACCAATCCGGTGTGCTCGTCGACGCCGAGCACCCATCCGCTATCTGCCATCTGATTCTCGAGCGCACTGAGCCGCCACTCGCCCAGGTAGCAGTACCGGGTGTCGTGGTTTCCGCCTTCGGCGTTGTCGTAATGAGGGATGACCGCCACGTCGGTGCCAAGCACCGGCTTCAATAGGTCGAGTCCTTCGGCCCACACCGGGTCGGCGCCCACCTTGTAGATCTCGTAAACCGGCACCGTGTAGCGCCCGAGGGTCAAGGCGGCCGCGCTGGCAAAGACGATGCAACCTCCGCCGGAGATCTTGTCCGCGAGCAGATCGGGAAGATCCGTTCCAGCCCACTGCCTCAAAGCGTACGTTGGGCTTCCAGGACCCGCGAAGATCCATCCTGCTGCTGCGATCTTGGCTAGAGCCGCTTCGCGGCGGATTGGGTCGGCTCCTTCGACCCGGCGGAGTTCGGCCACATCCACACGCCGGCCGACGCTGTTGGCGAAGTACTCAGCGGCGCGTGCGGAGATGTCGTCGGCGTTGGCCTGGAAGCCGTAAGGCGTGTCCAGTATTACGGCAGGCACAGGGTCCGGGCCGAGCCGATCGAATATGGCCCGATGCGGCTTGACCATGGTGGGTGCGGTCTCACCGGACCCCATGATCACAACGAGCCGAGCAGTCAATCGAAAAATCCGGGACGGCTCGCCAAGTCGATCAAATGGGCGACCTCGATCGGATGCTGGGCGTGCAGATCGTGATCGCCTACAAGCCAGTGGGTGACCGAACACGGGAGCGACTCGGCTGCGCGCCGCACCGAATCGTGCTTTCCCACCGACCACCGCTGGTTGGACGGGTCGTCGGCAGGAACAATCAGAACCGGCACGGCCACATCACCGAACCTCTTGGACGGATGGTGTTCCCAAAGCTGGTGCAGGATCGTCATGTGATTTTCGCGGGACAACCACGGTTGGATGGTCCCGTCGGCGCGGCTCTCCACGTTGGCGATCGTTCCCTGAACCCCTTCCTCGGGCCAGTCAGGGTGCGATGAACGAATGAATGATTCGAACTTCTTCGCACTCATCCCCTCCAGGACGGGCGGCGCCAATGCCGCCTGACATGTCGGCCAATCCGCGAAGCTGTCGGCGAGGTCATTGGTGCCTCCATCGACGAGGGCGATTCCGCTGACAGAACCGGGATAGCGGGCGGCGAGCTCGAGCACGACGTTTGCTCCCCAGCTCTGGCCGGCGACAAAAGGTGGCCCGGCGCTGGGTGAGGTGTCGTGGGCTCTGTCGTCGCTGTGCCAGCCGCAATGGGAGATCACGTTCGCCAGGTCCCGTGTGAGTGTGCCGAAGTCGAATCCGGAAGTCGGTTTCGAGGACAAGCCGTGGCCCCGTTGGTCGACGGCCACGACGTGATGACCCGAGTCGGCGAGGCTCCGAGCAACACCATCCCAGAGGTGAGCGTTGGACGCGAGCCCGTGCACAAGCAGAATCGGCGTGGCGCCGTCCGCTGCTCCGGAATCATGTGCGCGCCATTCGACACAGCTGAGCTCGACGTTCTCGTCGACGAGAACGCGATCGATCGTGGGCCCGGTCACCCGGATCGGTCCGGGCCGGCTGACACCGGTGTAATCGCGATAATGAGGCGCTGGTCTCGCATCATGGCGGCGCGGTAGTCCTCCCAGTCGGGATGCTCCCCTTGAATCTGGCGGTACAGCTCCACGAGAGGTTCCATCGCCTCGGGAAGCGAGATGATCTCGGCGGTCCCATCGACCGTTACCCATTGCCCGTAGAACCCGTCGGTGAACCCGAGCAATGTCACCCTCGGGTCGCGCCGGATGTTGCGGACCTTGTACGCCGGCTCGCGGCTCGAGATTGCGATCCGCCCCGCGTCATCAATGCCGTGGTTGACCGGTGACGGCTGCGGATCACCGTCGGGTTTCCGGGCTATGAGCACCGACCTGTGGTTGTTGCGGAGAAAGTCCAGCGCCTTTGCGAGCTCCATGGGTCAAGTCTGCCCCGACAGCGCCTCTATTGCCTCCCCGAGGATGTAGGTGAGCCACTGGTACATCGCTTCTTCGGGGGATTCGGGAGCGCCTCGGTCGTCGTCCTCGCTTACGTCCAGGTATGTCCCGAGGACCAGCCGGAGGCTGTTCAAGGCTCTGGTCCAGGCGAGCAGCTGTTCCTCGGTTAGCGTTTCGGCTCCCGCGGTCGAGGCCAGCAATTCCAGTTCTTCTCTGTGACGGTCGACGAGGTCTTCCTGCATGAGCCGCCGGTACTCATCCTGCTGCTCGATGTGCTCAGGACTCGAGTATGCCGGTGGAAACAATCGTTCCAGCACCGGCTGAGACGGATCGTCGAGCAACTCGACGAACTGAGGGGCGAGGCCCCGTAGCAAGTCTCGTTCCTCCGGATCGAGGTTGAGCCGGAAACCACCCTGCTTGTCCGGTTGGATGAGTCTGCGGGCGAAGAGAGGAGTCAGTTGTCCTGCTCCATGGTCGCCCAAAGCCCGTGCTCGTGAAGACGGAACACGTCAAGCTCGGCTTTCTCACGGGCGCCGTGAGAGACGACGGCCTTTCCCTTGTAGTGGACGTCGAGCATCAGTTTGTGAGCCTTTTCCTGGGTGTAACCGAAGAGCTTCTGGAGAACGAACGTGACGTAGGTCATCAGGTTGATCGGGTCGTTCCATACGATGACCTTCCACGGGAGGTCAAGGTCGGTTACTTCGCCGACGTCGGGCTGCTTGATCTCGGTGGGTGCTGCAGTTGGCATGGCGGTTAGATGCTGGGCACTGGAACGGCATGCTCGACCGAAGCCGATGTCCGCTCCACGAGTTCGTCGACAATCATTGGTGGTTCTTCGGGACGCGCTGAGAGAGCAACGTAGAAGCGAATGACCGTGATCACCACCGCGGTCGAGCCGGCTACGTGCACCGCGACAAGGGCGACAGGATCGCCGTTCAGGTACTGCGCGTAACCCACCGCCGCCTGAAGGACCAATGCGCCCAACAAATACTGAGCTTGCCGGATCACGAGGCGCGGCGCTCCTGTCCTGGCGAGATTCCAGAGAGTCACGACGGTGATGAGAAGGAATACCTCGACCGCGGTTCCATGAATTTGCGCAACGCCGTGAAGGGAGAAATGAAAGCGGGGTGCCGAGGGGTCACCGCCGTGCGGACCCGTCGATGTCACGACTGTCCCGAGACAAGCCACCACCGCCGCCGCTATCAACATGAGTCGCGACAGGAGCAGAGTTGGCCGGTCGACGAGGCGGACCGGGTGAACCGGAATGGCTTCGTCGGGAATGCCCGCTCGGTGTCGAAGCACCACGGCGTTGGCGAGGAACACCAGGCCCAGCAAGAAATGGGCCGAAACCAACGCAGGGGCGAGCTTCTCTTTGACCAGAACGGCTCCGAGCGCGACCTCGGCGAAGAGGCCGACCATCAACCCCACCGACAGCCAGGTCAGGTCACGCCGCCGGGGCCGGCGACGCACGGCAGCCGCCAGCGCCGCCACTGCGGCGATCGAGACGGCAGCGTTGATGAGGCGGTTCCCGAACTCGATCCACGCGTGGACCTGGAGCGGAGCGACCACATGGGAGTCCGTGCAGTTCGGCCAGCCCGGGCAACCGAGTCCGGAACCGGTAAGGCGAACGGCCGCGCCAGATACAACTGTAAGGACCAGGGCCCAGACGGCCGCAGTGGCGATGTGCTCGAAGGCGCGCGGGGAGACTCGAAACCTGCCGGCTGCAGCCGAACTCCGGGACGCCATGCTGCCCATCGTAGGACGACCGGGCGCCGGCGCCCCAACGGCACCGCTTTGTTGGCGTTGGGGGCGCTGCCGTAGTCTCGTGCCCCTGATGTCCGCCGTTCTCCCTCCGATCGCACCGGACCGCATGCCCGTTGCGCGCCGCATCGGGGGGTTCGTGGCGCTGACCAAGCCCCGGATCATCGAACTCCTGCTGGTCACGACGCTTCCCACCATGATCGTCGCCGCGCGCGGCCTTCCCGGGTGGCAGCTGATCCTCGCAACACTTGCCGGTGGGACCCTGGCGGCGGGCGGAGCCAACGCCATCAACATGGTCATCGATCGCGACATCGACGCGGTGATGCGGCGCACCCGCCGGCGCCCATTGGTCACCGGCGTCGTCAGCCCCGGGGAGGCGCTCGCCTTCGCGATAGCGCTGGAGGTAGGGGCGTTCGCCCTGTTGTGGGCCGAGGTCAATCTGCTG from Acidimicrobiales bacterium encodes:
- a CDS encoding DUF952 domain-containing protein, yielding MIYKILRPTEWSQFESDGRFGGSPDDRRDGFIHCSSREQVGATAARFFFDEPNLVVVAIDERPLGDLVRWEPASNGELFPHLYASLGRDAIVDVHHLEGASKVEEILHP
- a CDS encoding alpha/beta fold hydrolase; this encodes MTGPTIDRVLVDENVELSCVEWRAHDSGAADGATPILLVHGLASNAHLWDGVARSLADSGHHVVAVDQRGHGLSSKPTSGFDFGTLTRDLANVISHCGWHSDDRAHDTSPSAGPPFVAGQSWGANVVLELAARYPGSVSGIALVDGGTNDLADSFADWPTCQAALAPPVLEGMSAKKFESFIRSSHPDWPEEGVQGTIANVESRADGTIQPWLSRENHMTILHQLWEHHPSKRFGDVAVPVLIVPADDPSNQRWSVGKHDSVRRAAESLPCSVTHWLVGDHDLHAQHPIEVAHLIDLASRPGFFD
- a CDS encoding PPOX class F420-dependent oxidoreductase, which encodes MELAKALDFLRNNHRSVLIARKPDGDPQPSPVNHGIDDAGRIAISSREPAYKVRNIRRDPRVTLLGFTDGFYGQWVTVDGTAEIISLPEAMEPLVELYRQIQGEHPDWEDYRAAMMRDQRLIIAITPVSAGPDRSG
- a CDS encoding DUF2017 family protein → MLRGLAPQFVELLDDPSQPVLERLFPPAYSSPEHIEQQDEYRRLMQEDLVDRHREELELLASTAGAETLTEEQLLAWTRALNSLRLVLGTYLDVSEDDDRGAPESPEEAMYQWLTYILGEAIEALSGQT
- the clpS gene encoding ATP-dependent Clp protease adapter ClpS; this encodes MPTAAPTEIKQPDVGEVTDLDLPWKVIVWNDPINLMTYVTFVLQKLFGYTQEKAHKLMLDVHYKGKAVVSHGAREKAELDVFRLHEHGLWATMEQDN
- a CDS encoding COX15/CtaA family protein — its product is MASRSSAAAGRFRVSPRAFEHIATAAVWALVLTVVSGAAVRLTGSGLGCPGWPNCTDSHVVAPLQVHAWIEFGNRLINAAVSIAAVAALAAAVRRRPRRRDLTWLSVGLMVGLFAEVALGAVLVKEKLAPALVSAHFLLGLVFLANAVVLRHRAGIPDEAIPVHPVRLVDRPTLLLSRLMLIAAAVVACLGTVVTSTGPHGGDPSAPRFHFSLHGVAQIHGTAVEVFLLITVVTLWNLARTGAPRLVIRQAQYLLGALVLQAAVGYAQYLNGDPVALVAVHVAGSTAVVITVIRFYVALSARPEEPPMIVDELVERTSASVEHAVPVPSI